A region from the Acidimicrobiales bacterium genome encodes:
- a CDS encoding LLM class flavin-dependent oxidoreductase: MEFQLFLPQMRMTLPTMVERVQVAVDAGFGGVALMDHLAPPMAESQPMWDAMVAASWIGANTTGTVGHLVLCDAFRHPAVLARQAVSLDHATAGRFELGIGWGSVPTEFTTFGVGETAARARVDRLTETLEVVQALWSGEPVSYEGEHHSLVDAQQSPAPEHHIPIVIGGAGPRTLDLVARFADWWNLPIHKLDQFDELRAKTGNARPSLQERVTFVPEGGDREEIVGKAMQRFSDTGHAVGTADELIEHFAARAEAGIERIYVWTSDFADPDTLTEFGETVITPLP, encoded by the coding sequence ATGGAGTTCCAACTCTTTCTTCCCCAGATGCGGATGACGCTGCCGACGATGGTCGAACGCGTGCAGGTCGCCGTCGATGCCGGCTTCGGCGGTGTGGCGCTGATGGATCATCTCGCGCCACCGATGGCCGAGTCCCAGCCCATGTGGGACGCCATGGTGGCCGCGTCGTGGATCGGGGCGAACACCACGGGCACCGTCGGCCATCTCGTGCTCTGTGATGCATTCCGTCACCCGGCCGTGCTGGCCCGCCAGGCCGTGAGTCTCGACCATGCCACCGCGGGCCGCTTCGAGCTGGGCATCGGATGGGGCAGCGTCCCCACGGAGTTCACCACGTTCGGCGTGGGCGAGACCGCCGCCCGGGCCCGCGTCGACCGGCTCACGGAGACGCTCGAGGTCGTCCAAGCGCTCTGGTCGGGCGAGCCGGTCTCCTACGAGGGTGAGCACCATTCGCTCGTCGATGCGCAACAGTCACCGGCTCCAGAGCACCACATTCCGATCGTGATCGGCGGCGCGGGCCCCCGCACGCTGGACCTGGTCGCCCGGTTCGCCGACTGGTGGAACCTCCCGATCCACAAGCTCGATCAGTTCGACGAGTTGCGAGCGAAGACCGGCAACGCCCGTCCTTCGCTGCAGGAACGGGTGACCTTCGTGCCCGAGGGTGGCGACCGCGAGGAAATCGTGGGCAAGGCCATGCAGCGATTCTCCGACACCGGCCACGCCGTCGGCACCGCCGACGAACTCATCGAGCACTTCGCCGCCCGGGCCGAGGCCGGTATCGAGCGGATCTACGTCTGGACCAGCGACTTCGCCGACCCCGACACCCTCACCGAATTCGGAGAAACCGTCATCACCCCTCTCCCCTGA
- the aroC gene encoding chorismate synthase produces the protein MSSSFGTLFRLSTFGESHGGGVGVVIDGVPPRLPISVEEIQADLDRRRPGQSRLVTQRDEADRAEILSGVFEGYTTGTPLAVLVRNKDHNSGAYDHLKDVYRPSHADFTYDAKYGFRNWAGGGRASARETIGRVAAAAVARKLLAQVAGIEVLAWVQSVGTIDASVDGAAVSLADVEADPTRCPDPAAAAEMTGAIEQARRNGDSLGGVVACVARRVPAGLGEPVFDKLDADLAGGLMSLPAAKGIEIGSGFAGTLMTGLAHNDPFAPGPDGPRTTTNHSGGIQGGISNGEDITCRVAFKPTGTIASEQDTVTRAGEATTLAARGRHDPCVLPRAVPMVEAMVLLTLADHWLRQRAVDVLPQLDVRP, from the coding sequence ATGTCCAGCTCCTTCGGCACCCTTTTCCGCCTCAGCACCTTCGGCGAGTCCCACGGTGGCGGCGTCGGCGTGGTCATCGACGGGGTTCCACCTCGCCTCCCGATCAGCGTCGAGGAGATCCAGGCCGACCTCGATCGGCGACGTCCCGGCCAGAGCCGTCTGGTCACCCAGCGCGACGAGGCCGACCGGGCCGAGATCCTCTCCGGCGTGTTCGAGGGCTACACCACCGGCACCCCCCTGGCCGTGCTCGTGCGCAACAAGGACCACAACAGCGGCGCCTACGACCATCTGAAGGACGTCTACCGCCCGTCCCACGCCGACTTCACCTACGACGCCAAGTACGGCTTCCGCAACTGGGCCGGCGGTGGTCGGGCCAGCGCCCGCGAAACCATCGGCCGAGTCGCTGCGGCTGCCGTTGCCCGCAAGCTCCTGGCCCAGGTCGCCGGCATCGAGGTGCTCGCCTGGGTCCAGTCGGTGGGCACCATCGACGCCTCGGTCGACGGCGCCGCCGTCTCGCTCGCCGACGTCGAGGCCGACCCCACCCGCTGTCCCGATCCGGCCGCTGCTGCCGAAATGACCGGTGCGATCGAGCAGGCGCGCCGCAACGGCGACTCGCTCGGCGGCGTGGTCGCCTGTGTCGCCCGGCGCGTCCCCGCCGGTCTGGGCGAACCGGTCTTCGACAAGCTCGACGCCGACCTCGCCGGTGGCCTGATGTCGTTGCCCGCAGCGAAGGGAATCGAGATCGGCAGCGGATTCGCGGGCACGCTGATGACGGGCCTGGCCCACAACGATCCGTTCGCGCCGGGTCCCGACGGTCCCCGCACCACGACCAACCACAGCGGCGGCATACAGGGCGGAATCTCCAACGGCGAGGACATCACCTGTCGGGTCGCCTTCAAGCCCACGGGCACGATCGCCAGCGAACAGGACACCGTGACACGAGCGGGTGAGGCCACCACCCTCGCCGCCAGGGGCCGCCACGATCCGTGCGTACTCCCCCGGGCGGTGCCGATGGTCGAGGCGATGGTGCTGCTCACCCTGGCCGACCACTGGCTCCGCCAGCGCGCCGTCGACGTGCTGCCACAACTCGACGTGCGCCCCTGA